Within the Portunus trituberculatus isolate SZX2019 chromosome 26, ASM1759143v1, whole genome shotgun sequence genome, the region tatatctaaatcgttaatgtacaccaagaaaagaagagggcctagcactgatccttggggtaccccactcaccacttccttccactcagacattgccccatttaatactactctctgtttcctatcagaaagccattcactaatccactcaactaacctaccccctatcccatgtagtctcaatttgtacactagcctcctatgcggtaccttatcaaacgccttgctaaaatctagatatataacatctatgctatttccatcatctaactccttggtaatatattctaagatatcgagcaaatttgtaagacaggacctccctgatctaaagccatgttgggtatctctaattaatctattctcattcaaatgctcccaaatactacccttaaggtagataacagagtagagtccttatggctggatgttagagtaaacaaaagtaaggttattagagtaggagcttttatagaccaactagccagtcagcagatgtagacatccttatggtagatgagataaatagggggtgtactagtcagacaattatcttaggggattttaatcttaagtcagttaGAGGCGCGTTTTTGATAGTCCACGCTTAAGGCAGCCTTAAGCCTGGCTTAAGGCTGAcgtcattttgtgttctttcatgtCCCCAAACTTGAGCCAGAGCGTAGCCCGCCTTCAGGCAGGGCCGGCCAAACTCAAGCCAGCTGCAGAGCAGGCTCGACTTTCCGCTAGCCAGTTGTGACGtcacatgtaaataaacaaattataagacatgacgaatgaatgctccattagctgctgttgatagttctgcaccaaactgaatgctgtttcagtatcttctggtatctctggcaagtctggaaacatgatggactggactgttgatgcagggaggaaagatagcaactaggatgataccagctttgaagcgcctggagtattagagatagattaaaggcattaaacatgttttcattttgagaggagatgtataagaggggatatttaaaatgttctcagatacaaactacatagatgtgagatctttctttaccttagaggagggaagtaggactagaaatcatggcaggaagattagaaagcaaggctgcaggttagatataagaaaatatttctttagtcatagggtggtagacttctggaatgcattgccagagacggttgtaaatagcactagtttgacaatgtttaaaaacagattagataagcacttaaatttattagatttataattatgtatagcgctgcatgatagtttttataagaaatttactatagttaaacaagacatgatccccatgtatggggaccacaaattgtagaggatttcgctgcaggacttagccctgttaaccCTTTAATGGCTGACCTATCTTCCTCTGaatgcttttctttcatttttggaTTAGAAGGTCTTAGATGTTGGCTGATGACACTCCGACTTTTGTTTTTACGTTACAATACTATTTTCATATGAATTTTTCATGTTCCCAAAATGGGAACGTTGGCATGATACATGACACAAACATATCCTGATGATATGAAAACAAGCCTTCacaatttttattcatttattgccgCTATATGATACTGAACATATAaatctcacaaaaaaaaaacatgcaagtcCATGATTccagttgaaaaaaaatatatatatttattcttgTGAATAACAgactatttccatttatttatgtttggtACTAGTTTACTTCTGATGATAGGCTTCACTGCACACCTTGTGGAGTCTCTTTCCACATTTTGTGCACTGCAGTCGTGTGTTCTTCATACAGAGGCAGCATCTACCTTGAGTGCATGAGTCCAGAATGTGATTCACTCCGTCGTACCTCACTGCTTTTGCTGGCTGTACGGAGGGTCCTCCAAGTCTCTTCCTGTGTTCTTGAACCTTTACCATTGCTCGAGCAATTTCTCTCCTGAACATTATATGTGACATACCTGCCGATCCACCAATATATTGGTAGAATCTGAAAGCAGCCACCACTGCCAGATTTAGCATGTTTGAGAAAATGTTCCACCACCATTTCTTTGAACGCAAACACGGCCTGTAAGAGGACAACATTCTGTCACACACATCAACGCCTCCCATTCCCTTGTTGTACAATGTACATGTGAATGAGATGTGGCTGCTCAActgctttcttgttctctttcctcacaCGTCGTTCTACTTTGTGAATTGGATTTACACCATAGTAGTTGCTGGCAACTGTCACACTAGAGTTGTCATTCCATTTGACACACAATACTGTACCATCTGATTTGTAGTCAAAATAgcctcgttcttttttttcaacttctttCTTTGAGGGGAGAGGACACTTGCCTGTTCTGTTATCTCGAACAGTTCCACAGGCTCGAAACCCTTTTGCAGTGAGTTCTGTCAGTAATCCATGGCTTGTGAAGAAATTGTCAAAGAACACTACATGGTGGTCAGGACTTTCAACTGGCTGCAACATTGACATCACGACATGTGACCCCAGTTGTCGAGTCTTCGAGTCACCCTCTATGCCACAATAGATGGAAAAATTGTATGGATATCCATGTACTCCACATAGCATCCACATTTTATAGCCAAATCTTATTGGTTTGTTCCTTATGAACTGCTTAGCAGAGTGATGACCATGATACGGAATCATAGATTCATCAATGCTTAGTAGTTCATGAAAAACACCAAACTTTTGGCAGTTACTTCTTATCATTTCAAGTAAGGGCAAGACCTTGGCCATCTTTGAGCCTGCTAGATTTGAGTTATCAGCAAGGTGCAGGTACCTTTTGATGGTACGGAATCTGTCCCTGCTCATTGTTTTGGCAAATACAGGTGCTACCAAATCTTCACTTGTGGACCAATAATCATTTTCAGATGGCAGACTGTGGTATCCACTTATAAGCAATAGGCCTAGGAATTTACGTATTACCGAATGATAGCAGGGACAGGGACAGTGGCCTTATATATTGCACGGTTGTATTAGGCTACTGCAGGATCCAACGTGTCTCAGTCTTCATACGTTACCTCTTAGAAGCACATAGATTTACGTAAGACAACATGCCAACGTTCCCATTTTGGGAACAtataaattttcttcttatgAATCGCAAACCAGAAATAATTTCATCATTCTGATTGTCTCATCTAAAAAATTAGTGTCTGACGAAAGATGAAACAATGTATTGCAATCATTGGACGGGAAATCTGAGCAATGGTGAAATTCAGGAGAAAAACACTCAAGATAACTAAAATGGCAAttttgaaatattaaaaaaatatattaatttcttgattGCATACAGTACAACCATATATATTACATAATCAACATCAGCCAAACCATTTTAGTGCTCATTGAGAGCAATGAAATAATTAGGTTTCTTTTGGTGAATATTTACTCCCATGTTCCCAAAATGGGAACGTTGGCGCTTAAAgggttaatgggccaaatatttagaattagtatataatgtattgtgtacttgtaagtgtatctttaagtactgatgacgaggtcgctgtgcgactggtacaggataacctagatgggccctggtggccctttgctaTCCTATTAttcatgttatgttatgttatgttatggaggaaagataagttacaaagctgcagcatatcttgcacttcctgttcgtctgccatctttattgttgtcatctgtCAACTGGTGACTGGTCACGTGATCGAAGGTCTAGCAAGCCCGTTTTCCATTGTCCCAGGTTCTGCTTAAGCCtgccttaataccattaacctgactggaaatgaaggatttttttttacataaataactactcctccacctatcctaccaattctctggtgtaaatacataatgtatccatctacttcatattctttcctattttccctaaacttttcctcatttacccatgcctctgtgacacatacaacatctaagtcctcctcaactatataactagataactcgtccttcttgttcctaagactcctggcatttacataaaaaacatttaagtcctgctaacttcctagatgctgtctccttatttggaatcctaatcttattctctcctatttgcacttggaaatctttcctaaccttttactatctctgtttatcctatctaatttatgtctaacatctttcttctggaatgcatttgttacctcaccccctacactccatcccaactcccccctccagacatccactcagcacatccacacccttcctactcagatgcacaccatccctagcatacaaatcccttcgcccatagaacctatcccatacatccacaaagctgacacccacatccttacacatcccttttacccgttcattcacaccaatggctctagacaaccattccctgctaacatacacacgaggcaagattcctgacactacacacctcctaccactctcccttatcttgcctaacatttcccgaaatcttgccactaactccgccgacccacctgctctgacatcgttcccacctacgtgcaaaactactacaccctccctctccatccccccaaccctcttctgcacctcctcactcactgccttcacacctgcaccaggcatacacacgttcgtcctcctatccctgtctttcccacagaaagtgctatctaagaaCCTAACCCTTTACTACAATCTTAAAAATATTCCACAtatcctgtgcagttttatttccaaaactatcttcccagtttacctctcctaataactgacgtaacctaccataattgcctttctgatagtttgggactctagtcttattcactatattatccctactggaattaatgataaatctaattatatgatggtcactgattgctaaagtctctcctacctcaacttcctttaaacaatgctcaatatttgttagtactgtctaaaaccttcctccccctagtaggtttatctaccatctgcactaaatagttatcctgaaaactttccataaacttattttcactagcatctcctaccatcctctcccagtttactgacttaagattaaaatcccctaagataattgtctgactagtacaccccctatttatctcatctaccataaggttgtctacatctgctgactggttaggtggtctataaaaagctcctactctaataaccttacttttgtttactctaacatccagccataaggactctactctgttatctaccttaagggtagtatttgggagcatttgaatgagaatagattaattagagatacccaacatggctttagatcagggaggtcctgtcttacaaatttgctcgatatcttagaatatattaccaaaaaCGGAGGGCACatacaacacgtccactcgccaccgcagctactAGCGATGGTTCCATCGCTAAATCAGTATTCCAGGAAGGGAAGGTCAGTGTGCCTGAGACAAATAACATAATTGCAGCGCCGGAATCTGCCACACCTAGAACCGACTTCATAAATGGGACCGCGACTGTAGAGTCTAGACTCTAGAGCAggagttctcaacctttttaatgtTAGGTATCCCTCGAAgcctttcagtattgatcacgtaccccttacccacaatgcaggaagggtaacaataaatgcatgggttattgacttagtttatcaagtttaaattgtgttatatatgtggagcagacacaatttttaattaatgttagtatgtttctatgaggtagtgtcgataggaactggtacctcacagggagacactatgtGACTAatatgcaatgcatttaccaaaaagga harbors:
- the LOC123509282 gene encoding piggyBac transposable element-derived protein 3-like, producing MLNLAVVAAFRFYQYIGGSAGMSHIMFRREIARAMVKVQEHRKRLGGPSVQPAKAVRYDGVNHILDSCTQGRCCLCMKNTRLQCTKCGKRLHKVCSEAYHQK